One window from the genome of Nocardioides panaciterrulae encodes:
- the tatA gene encoding Sec-independent protein translocase subunit TatA — protein sequence MIPLAIAGLGTPELIIILVVIILLFGAAKLPELARGSGRALRIFKAETKGLIDDDKSPDATTPEAERELHARQQQAELDARQAELDAQRERLRRNDTA from the coding sequence ATGATCCCGCTCGCCATCGCCGGGCTCGGCACCCCCGAGCTCATCATCATCCTGGTGGTGATCATCCTGCTGTTCGGCGCCGCCAAGCTCCCCGAGCTCGCCCGCGGCAGCGGTCGTGCCTTGCGCATCTTCAAGGCCGAGACCAAGGGCCTGATCGACGACGACAAGTCTCCCGACGCCACCACCCCCGAGGCCGAGCGTGAGCTGCACGCCCGGCAGCAGCAGGCCGAGCTCGACGCCCGGCAGGCCGAGCTCGACGCGCAGCGCGAGCGCCTGCGCCGCAACGACACCGCCTGA
- a CDS encoding NAD(P)-binding oxidoreductase: MVFAAGGGADGNVERKRTVDLEGSLKSVEGARQAGISRFVQISAIGVDDPLPEDTEEVWRVYVEAKRDADAALRDSDLAWTILRPGRLTDDPGTGRITLGEDVARGDISRADVAATVAAVLDEDAAVHRQWAVVGGETPVADAVRHASA, encoded by the coding sequence GTGGTGTTCGCCGCCGGCGGGGGCGCGGACGGCAACGTGGAGCGCAAGCGGACCGTCGACCTCGAGGGCAGCCTGAAGTCCGTCGAGGGTGCCCGGCAGGCCGGCATCTCCCGGTTCGTGCAGATCTCCGCGATCGGGGTCGACGACCCGCTGCCCGAGGACACCGAGGAGGTCTGGCGGGTCTACGTCGAGGCCAAGCGCGACGCCGACGCGGCGCTGCGCGACAGCGACCTCGCCTGGACCATCCTGCGCCCGGGACGTCTCACCGACGACCCCGGCACCGGCCGGATCACGCTGGGCGAGGACGTGGCCCGCGGCGACATCTCCCGGGCCGACGTCGCCGCCACGGTCGCGGCCGTGCTCGACGAGGACGCCGCCGTGCACCGGCAGTGGGCCGTGGTGGGCGGCGAGACCCCCGTCGCCGACGCGGTCCGCCACGCCAGCGCCTGA
- a CDS encoding helix-turn-helix transcriptional regulator produces the protein MSPTATRKSERLLNLLIMLLVQRHYVSKERIRQILYPDSSRDGFEKMFERDKEELRSLGVPIEVGSLDPMFEDEPGYRIRPDRFALPDITLEADEAAMIGLATRVWEHARLAEATTEAVRKLRALGVPLDVSALDIAEPRLSADEPSFDVFWEATQERCPVEFDYRRPGETAAQRRHLQPWGVVRYSGRWYAVGFDTDRGEERVFRLSRVQGEARRKGRPGSYDVPPGTDVRDVARRLAPEPTTERAVVLVRAGAGHALRRDAESISTGVPGPDDATGWDRLVVSHGGPGLADDLLSYGPDVCVEEPAGLRERVVARLRAAVEEAR, from the coding sequence ATGAGTCCGACGGCGACGCGCAAGAGCGAGCGCCTGCTGAACCTGCTCATCATGCTGCTCGTCCAGCGCCACTACGTCAGCAAGGAGCGGATCCGCCAGATCCTGTACCCGGACTCCTCCCGGGACGGGTTCGAGAAGATGTTCGAGCGCGACAAGGAGGAGCTGCGCAGCCTCGGCGTACCGATCGAGGTCGGCAGCCTGGACCCGATGTTCGAGGACGAGCCGGGCTACCGGATCCGGCCCGACCGGTTCGCGCTGCCCGACATCACCCTCGAGGCGGACGAGGCGGCGATGATCGGGCTGGCGACCCGGGTCTGGGAGCACGCGCGCCTGGCCGAGGCGACCACGGAGGCGGTCCGCAAGCTGCGGGCCCTCGGCGTCCCCCTCGACGTCTCCGCCCTCGACATCGCCGAGCCTCGGCTCTCGGCCGACGAGCCGTCCTTCGACGTGTTCTGGGAGGCCACCCAGGAGCGCTGCCCGGTGGAGTTCGACTACCGGCGACCGGGGGAGACCGCGGCGCAGCGCCGGCACCTGCAGCCCTGGGGCGTGGTGCGCTACTCCGGGCGCTGGTACGCCGTCGGCTTCGACACCGACCGGGGCGAGGAGCGGGTCTTCCGGCTGTCCCGGGTGCAGGGCGAGGCGCGGCGCAAGGGCCGGCCCGGCTCGTACGACGTGCCGCCGGGCACCGACGTGCGCGACGTCGCCCGGCGTCTCGCCCCCGAGCCGACGACCGAGCGGGCGGTGGTGCTGGTCCGGGCCGGGGCCGGCCACGCGCTGCGCCGCGACGCCGAGAGCATCAGCACCGGCGTCCCGGGCCCCGACGACGCGACCGGCTGGGACCGCCTCGTGGTCTCCCACGGCGGCCCGGGGCTCGCCGACGACCTGCTGTCCTACGGCCCCGACGTCTGCGTCGAGGAGCCCGCGGGGCTGCGCGAGCGGGTCGTGGCCCGGTTGCGCGCCGCGGTCGAGGAGGCCAGGTGA
- a CDS encoding 5'-3' exonuclease, whose product MLLDTASMYFRAFFGVPEITAEDGTPVNAVRGLLDFIARLVRDYRPTDLVCCWDNDWRPQWRVDLVPSYKAHRVVEEVETAPDVEEVPDPLQRQVPLILEVLEAFGISVLGADGYEADDVIGTLATGAGRPVDIVTGDRDLFQLVDDDAQVRVLYIARGVGKHELVTNDWVRGKYGVDARQYADFATLRGDTSDGLPGVAGVGEKTAATLLGRFGDMDGILAAVQDPEADLGPGPRAKLRAAGDYLEVAPTVVAVARDLDLDRTGSALPRTPADPERVLALARRYNLEGPAQRLVEALSLAATDA is encoded by the coding sequence ATGCTGCTCGACACCGCCTCGATGTACTTCCGCGCGTTCTTCGGGGTCCCGGAGATCACGGCGGAGGACGGCACGCCGGTCAACGCGGTCCGCGGGCTGCTCGACTTCATCGCCAGGCTGGTCCGGGACTACCGCCCCACCGACCTGGTCTGCTGCTGGGACAACGACTGGCGCCCGCAGTGGCGCGTGGACCTGGTGCCGTCCTACAAGGCTCACCGGGTCGTCGAGGAGGTGGAGACGGCTCCGGACGTGGAGGAGGTGCCCGACCCGCTCCAGCGGCAGGTCCCCCTCATCTTGGAGGTGCTCGAGGCGTTCGGCATCAGCGTGCTCGGCGCCGACGGCTACGAGGCCGACGACGTCATCGGCACCCTCGCCACCGGTGCCGGGCGCCCCGTCGACATCGTCACCGGGGACCGCGACCTGTTCCAGCTCGTCGACGACGACGCGCAGGTGCGCGTGCTCTACATCGCCCGCGGCGTCGGCAAGCACGAGCTCGTGACCAACGACTGGGTGCGCGGGAAGTACGGCGTAGACGCGCGCCAGTACGCCGACTTCGCGACCCTGCGGGGCGACACCTCCGACGGGCTGCCGGGTGTGGCCGGGGTCGGCGAGAAGACCGCGGCGACGCTGCTGGGCCGGTTCGGCGACATGGACGGCATCCTGGCCGCGGTCCAGGACCCGGAGGCCGACCTCGGCCCCGGCCCGCGCGCGAAGCTGCGGGCGGCCGGCGACTACCTCGAGGTCGCCCCCACCGTGGTGGCCGTGGCCCGCGACCTCGACCTCGACCGCACCGGCAGTGCCCTCCCGCGCACCCCCGCCGACCCCGAGCGGGTGCTCGCACTGGCGCGGCGCTACAACCTCGAGGGTCCCGCCCAGCGGCTGGTCGAGGCGCTCTCGCTGGCGGCCACCGACGCCTGA
- a CDS encoding YegS/Rv2252/BmrU family lipid kinase translates to MSGSSRREIALLTNPTSGKGRGARARSVVLGRLRDAGLVVRNLEGRDADEALDLARQCVADGLDTLVVCGGDGMVHLGAQAVACSTTRLGIVPAGTGDDVARYLDLPRRDPAAAADRVLAGRTRTIDLARSGSKYYVTVLAAGFDAVVNERANQMTWPRGQMRYNLAMLAELRTFRPISYTLDLDGRTRRLDAMLVAVGNGPSFGGGLRITEGAVLDDGLLDVVLFKPVTKPDLLRTYPKLFRGTHVTHRQYEHHRVRRVTIAAPGIVTYADGERFAPLPLTVECAPGALTVLA, encoded by the coding sequence GTGTCCGGCAGCTCCCGGCGCGAGATCGCGCTCCTGACCAACCCGACCTCCGGCAAGGGCCGCGGGGCGCGGGCCCGGAGCGTCGTGCTGGGCCGGCTGCGCGACGCGGGCCTGGTGGTGCGCAACCTCGAGGGCCGCGACGCCGACGAGGCGCTGGACCTGGCCCGCCAGTGCGTGGCCGACGGCCTGGACACGCTCGTGGTCTGCGGCGGCGACGGCATGGTGCACCTCGGCGCCCAGGCCGTCGCGTGCAGCACCACCCGGCTGGGCATCGTCCCGGCGGGCACGGGGGACGACGTGGCGCGCTACCTCGACCTGCCGCGCCGGGACCCCGCGGCCGCGGCGGACCGGGTGCTCGCCGGCCGCACCCGCACCATCGACCTCGCGCGCAGCGGGTCGAAGTACTACGTCACCGTGCTGGCGGCGGGCTTCGACGCGGTGGTCAACGAGCGGGCCAACCAGATGACCTGGCCGCGGGGCCAGATGCGCTACAACCTGGCCATGCTGGCAGAGCTGCGCACGTTCCGGCCGATCTCCTACACCCTCGACCTCGACGGCCGCACCCGGCGCCTCGACGCGATGCTGGTCGCGGTCGGCAACGGCCCGTCCTTCGGCGGTGGCCTGCGGATCACCGAGGGCGCGGTGCTCGACGACGGCCTGCTCGACGTGGTGCTCTTCAAGCCGGTGACCAAGCCCGACCTGCTGCGCACCTACCCCAAGCTCTTCAGGGGCACGCACGTCACGCACCGCCAGTACGAGCACCACCGGGTCCGGCGGGTCACGATCGCCGCGCCCGGCATCGTGACCTACGCCGACGGCGAGCGGTTCGCGCCGTTGCCGCTGACCGTGGAGTGCGCGCCCGGCGCCCTCACCGTCCTCGCGTAG
- a CDS encoding DEAD/DEAH box helicase — protein sequence MSTADDLSPAERYADYRRGRQHPVHRDFESLYSFPLDDFQARACKEIEEGRGVLVAAPTGSGKTIVGEFAVHLALATGRKAFYTTPIKALSNQKYHDLLARYGPENVGLLTGDNVVNGEAPIVVMTTEVLRNMLYAGSRTLLGLGFVVMDEVHYLADRARGAVWEEVIIHLPESVALISLSATVSNAEEFGEWLETVRGDTTTIVEERRPVPLYQHVMVGRRLLDLFASSDVDAAAGFVKEGAPVNGELLKVARDDWASSRLMRDRRSPRKGRPGSSKNPRAVGNGRRVWIPTRVEVIDRLERQGLLPAIVFIFSRVGCDAAVTQCLAANVRLTTPEERDEIYAYVEASCRHLPDEDLHVLGYHDFLDGLTRGVAAHHAGMLPTFKQVVEELFVRGLCKVVFATETLALGINMPARTVVIEKLTKWNGETHADITPGEYTQLTGRAGRRGLDVEGHGVVLWQPGTDPRQLAGLASTRTYPLRSSFRPSYNMAVNLVHQFGRERSRELLEQSFAQFQADKAVVGLARQLHKSEEALEGYRESASCHLGDFMEYAGLRRRISEAEKAASRARRHDRRDEVLASLGRLRPGDVIEVPAGKFAGYAVVIDPGLSAEGPRPYVVTAERQARRLALMDFPTPVEAVTRLRVPKNFNGRNPQMRRDLASALRDRTHGLAPVYPGRGERAGKAPVESGTEREIKRLRDELKAHPCHGCPDREDHARWAERWFKLDRDARTLRRRVEQRTNTVARQFDRVCEVLTALDYLEGDTVTDRGRHLRQIYSDMDLLASECLRHGLWDDLSPSGLAAALSALVFEARRPDDATSPRVPGGAVREVIGEMVRLWGELDALEREHRLDFLRPPDMGFAWAAYRWAEGDDLDDVLTETDLAAGDFVRWMKQLLDLAGQVADAAGDLPLRRTAREVVTRLRRGVVAYSGLSD from the coding sequence ATGAGCACGGCCGACGACCTCTCGCCGGCGGAGCGGTACGCCGACTACCGCCGGGGACGCCAGCACCCCGTCCACCGCGACTTCGAGAGCCTCTACTCCTTCCCGCTCGACGACTTCCAGGCGCGCGCCTGCAAGGAGATCGAGGAGGGGCGCGGGGTGCTGGTGGCGGCGCCCACCGGCTCGGGCAAGACGATCGTGGGGGAGTTCGCGGTCCACCTGGCGCTCGCGACCGGCCGCAAGGCGTTCTACACCACCCCGATCAAGGCGCTCTCGAACCAGAAGTACCACGACCTGCTCGCGCGCTACGGCCCCGAGAACGTCGGCCTGCTGACCGGCGACAACGTCGTCAACGGCGAGGCGCCCATCGTCGTGATGACCACCGAGGTGCTGCGCAACATGCTGTACGCCGGGTCGCGCACCCTGCTCGGCCTCGGGTTCGTCGTGATGGACGAGGTGCACTACCTCGCCGACCGCGCCCGCGGCGCGGTGTGGGAGGAGGTGATCATCCACCTGCCGGAGTCGGTGGCGCTGATCTCGCTGTCCGCGACCGTCTCCAACGCCGAGGAGTTCGGCGAGTGGCTGGAGACCGTGCGCGGCGACACCACCACGATCGTGGAGGAGCGGCGGCCGGTGCCGCTCTACCAGCACGTGATGGTCGGTCGGCGGCTGCTGGACCTGTTCGCCTCCTCCGACGTCGACGCGGCGGCCGGGTTCGTCAAGGAGGGTGCCCCCGTCAACGGCGAGCTGCTCAAGGTCGCCCGCGACGACTGGGCCAGCTCCCGGCTGATGCGGGACCGCCGCTCGCCCCGCAAGGGCCGGCCGGGCTCGTCGAAGAACCCCCGGGCGGTCGGCAACGGCCGCCGGGTGTGGATCCCGACGCGGGTGGAGGTCATCGACCGGCTGGAGCGGCAGGGCCTGCTGCCCGCGATCGTGTTCATCTTCAGCCGCGTGGGCTGCGACGCCGCGGTCACGCAGTGCCTGGCCGCCAACGTGCGCCTGACCACGCCCGAGGAGCGCGACGAGATCTACGCCTACGTGGAGGCGAGCTGCCGGCACCTGCCCGACGAGGACCTGCACGTCCTCGGCTACCACGACTTCCTCGACGGGCTCACCCGCGGCGTCGCGGCCCACCACGCGGGCATGCTGCCGACGTTCAAGCAGGTCGTCGAGGAGCTGTTCGTCCGCGGGCTGTGCAAGGTCGTCTTCGCCACCGAGACCCTGGCGCTCGGGATCAACATGCCCGCGCGCACCGTGGTGATCGAGAAGCTGACCAAGTGGAACGGCGAGACCCACGCCGACATCACCCCGGGGGAGTACACCCAGCTCACCGGCCGCGCCGGCCGCCGCGGGCTCGACGTCGAGGGTCACGGGGTCGTGCTCTGGCAGCCGGGCACGGACCCGCGCCAGCTGGCCGGCCTGGCGTCGACGCGGACCTACCCGTTGCGGTCGTCGTTCCGGCCGTCGTACAACATGGCGGTCAACCTCGTGCACCAGTTCGGGCGGGAGCGCTCGCGGGAGCTGCTGGAGCAGTCCTTCGCGCAGTTCCAGGCCGACAAGGCCGTGGTCGGGCTGGCCCGCCAGCTGCACAAGAGCGAGGAGGCGTTGGAGGGCTACCGGGAGTCGGCGAGCTGCCACCTGGGCGACTTCATGGAGTACGCCGGGCTCCGGCGGCGGATCAGCGAGGCCGAGAAGGCGGCCTCGCGGGCCCGGCGCCACGACCGCCGCGACGAGGTGCTCGCCTCGCTCGGCCGGCTCCGGCCCGGTGACGTGATCGAGGTCCCGGCCGGCAAGTTCGCCGGCTACGCCGTGGTGATCGACCCCGGCCTCTCGGCCGAGGGTCCCCGCCCGTACGTCGTCACCGCCGAGCGGCAGGCCCGGCGGCTGGCCCTGATGGACTTCCCGACCCCGGTCGAGGCGGTGACCCGGCTGCGGGTGCCGAAGAACTTCAACGGCCGCAACCCGCAGATGCGGCGCGACCTGGCCTCGGCGCTGCGCGACCGGACCCACGGCCTCGCACCGGTCTATCCGGGGCGGGGCGAGCGAGCCGGCAAGGCACCGGTGGAGTCAGGGACCGAGCGGGAGATCAAGCGGCTGCGCGACGAGCTCAAGGCGCACCCCTGCCACGGCTGCCCCGACCGGGAGGACCACGCCCGGTGGGCGGAGCGCTGGTTCAAGCTGGACCGCGACGCCCGCACGCTGCGGCGCCGGGTCGAGCAGCGCACCAACACCGTGGCCCGCCAGTTCGACCGGGTGTGCGAGGTGCTCACGGCGCTGGACTACCTCGAGGGCGACACGGTCACCGACCGCGGCCGGCACCTGCGCCAGATCTACTCCGACATGGACCTGCTCGCCTCCGAGTGCCTGCGGCACGGCCTGTGGGACGACCTGTCGCCCTCGGGCCTCGCCGCGGCGCTCTCGGCGCTGGTCTTCGAGGCCCGGCGGCCCGACGACGCCACCTCGCCGCGGGTGCCGGGTGGCGCGGTGCGCGAGGTGATCGGCGAGATGGTCCGGCTGTGGGGCGAGCTTGACGCGCTGGAGCGTGAGCACCGGCTGGACTTCCTGCGCCCCCCGGACATGGGCTTCGCCTGGGCGGCCTACCGCTGGGCCGAGGGCGACGACCTCGACGACGTGCTGACCGAGACCGACCTGGCCGCCGGCGACTTCGTCCGCTGGATGAAGCAGCTGCTCGACCTGGCCGGGCAGGTCGCCGACGCCGCCGGCGACCTGCCGCTGCGCCGTACCGCCCGGGAGGTCGTGACCCGGCTGCGCCGGGGCGTGGTGGCCTACTCCGGGCTCAGCGACTGA
- a CDS encoding WYL domain-containing protein — MTTRPPVQAAAKEQVARLLTLVPFLHTHGQVRLEEAARSLGVEPEQLVQDLKVLLMCGLPGGYPDDLIDVDLDALEGPEADGVIRVTNADYLARPLRLSPTEATAIIVALRALRNGANDETREIVDRALAKLEAAAAEGSAAAQIDPGTEAPSADLSDLERRLEQAVRAGRQVRLTYYVPSRDEESERTVDPRGVVSASGFRYLDAWCHSAEAPRLFRLDRIHRAEVLDTPVESAPEAPRDLADGLFSRASDTTLVTLRLAPQARWVIEYYPVEAVRPGQGAELEVDLLVADERWLRRLLLRLAPYARVVSPPGYADSFLAAARDALGLYT, encoded by the coding sequence GTGACCACGCGCCCGCCCGTCCAGGCCGCCGCCAAGGAGCAGGTGGCCAGGCTGCTGACCCTGGTGCCGTTCCTGCACACGCACGGCCAGGTGCGCCTGGAGGAGGCGGCCCGCAGCCTGGGCGTCGAGCCCGAGCAGCTGGTTCAGGACCTCAAGGTGCTGCTGATGTGCGGCCTGCCCGGCGGCTACCCCGACGACCTGATCGACGTCGACCTCGACGCGCTCGAGGGCCCGGAGGCCGACGGCGTGATCCGGGTGACCAACGCCGACTACCTGGCCCGGCCGCTGCGGCTCTCCCCGACCGAGGCGACCGCGATCATCGTCGCGCTGCGGGCGTTGCGCAACGGCGCGAACGACGAGACCCGCGAGATCGTGGACCGGGCGCTGGCCAAGCTCGAGGCGGCCGCCGCCGAGGGCTCGGCGGCCGCACAGATCGACCCCGGCACCGAGGCGCCCTCCGCCGACCTCTCCGACCTCGAGCGGCGCCTCGAGCAGGCGGTGCGAGCGGGTCGCCAGGTGCGGCTGACCTACTACGTGCCCTCGCGCGACGAGGAGTCCGAGCGCACCGTCGACCCGCGCGGGGTGGTCTCGGCCTCGGGGTTCCGCTACCTCGACGCGTGGTGCCACAGCGCCGAGGCGCCCCGGCTGTTCCGCCTGGACCGGATCCACCGCGCCGAGGTGCTCGACACCCCGGTCGAGAGCGCCCCCGAGGCGCCGCGGGACCTCGCCGACGGCCTGTTCAGCCGGGCCTCGGACACCACGCTGGTCACGCTGCGACTGGCCCCGCAGGCGCGCTGGGTGATCGAGTACTACCCGGTCGAGGCGGTGCGCCCCGGGCAGGGGGCCGAGCTCGAGGTCGACCTGCTGGTCGCCGACGAGCGCTGGCTGCGTCGCCTGCTGCTGCGGCTCGCGCCGTACGCCCGGGTGGTCTCCCCGCCCGGGTACGCCGACTCGTTCCTCGCCGCCGCGCGCGACGCGCTCGGGCTCTACACCTGA
- the tatC gene encoding twin-arginine translocase subunit TatC yields the protein MSIAGIVDLLRGRPRQPIGPDGRMALSDHLRELRARLIRSVLFLILAFAVALFFYQRPHDGLLGLVMGPYNDARDQLGQSTQTTAYVAGATGPLMLPLKLCGIAALVASSPYWLSQIWGFIVPGLHPNEKKWSRIFAAIAGPLFILGVLTGYYVLPKGLAVLIGFTPAGLENLVEFNDYFSFMTRMLLVFGVAFEIPLFVIMLNLAGVVSGKALARYRPWIILGTFVFAAVATPSTDPFSMLMLALPMLVLFLVAEAIARSVDRARGRKRQSAQWDDDEVSPL from the coding sequence TTGTCCATCGCCGGCATCGTCGACCTCCTGCGCGGTCGGCCGCGCCAGCCCATCGGGCCCGACGGCCGGATGGCGCTCTCGGACCACCTGCGTGAGCTGAGGGCGCGGCTGATCCGGTCGGTGCTGTTCCTGATCCTGGCGTTCGCCGTGGCGCTCTTCTTCTACCAGAGGCCCCACGACGGGCTGCTGGGCCTCGTGATGGGGCCCTACAACGACGCCCGGGACCAGTTGGGCCAGTCCACCCAGACCACGGCGTACGTCGCCGGCGCCACCGGTCCGCTGATGCTGCCGCTGAAGCTGTGCGGCATCGCGGCGCTCGTGGCGTCGAGCCCCTACTGGCTCTCCCAGATCTGGGGCTTCATCGTCCCGGGGCTGCACCCGAACGAGAAGAAGTGGTCGCGGATCTTCGCCGCGATCGCCGGCCCGTTGTTCATCCTGGGCGTGCTGACCGGCTACTACGTGCTGCCCAAGGGGCTGGCCGTGCTGATCGGCTTCACCCCGGCCGGCCTCGAGAACCTCGTGGAGTTCAACGACTACTTCAGCTTCATGACCCGGATGCTGCTGGTCTTCGGCGTGGCCTTCGAGATCCCGCTGTTCGTGATCATGCTGAACCTGGCCGGCGTGGTCTCCGGCAAGGCGCTGGCGCGCTACCGGCCGTGGATCATCCTCGGCACGTTCGTCTTCGCCGCGGTCGCGACGCCCTCGACGGACCCGTTCTCGATGCTGATGCTCGCGCTGCCGATGCTGGTGCTGTTCCTGGTGGCCGAGGCGATCGCCCGCTCGGTGGACCGGGCCCGCGGCCGCAAGCGGCAGAGCGCCCAGTGGGACGACGACGAGGTCTCGCCGCTGTGA